In Deferribacter autotrophicus, the following are encoded in one genomic region:
- a CDS encoding DegQ family serine endoprotease has protein sequence MRKKILFISVLLLFAVNLFAYFGAPESFVDVVKKTRDGVVNISTTKIIKRKSIPFFFDDDFFKRFFGDNFKHFDVPKEYKSKSLGSGFVIDKEGYIVTNNHVIDGADEIVVKLADKKEFKAKVVGKDPLTDLALLKIDPKDEELHPLTLGDSEKTEVGEWVVAIGNPFGLEWTVTAGIISAKGRVLGEGPYDNFMQTDASINPGNSGGPLVNMKGEVVGINTAIIPSGQGLGFAIPVNMLKELLPKLKAGKVKRGWLGVTVQPLDDKLAKSFGLKKPEGALIADVIKGDPADKAGLKAGDIVIAIDDKPVKDSRDLVMEIGKRNPGEKVTLTVIRDGKVKKIEVELGERKDVDVANGEISREGKLIVADLDQNELREIGIDGGVKVTIVDPASNAYEAGLRKGDIIVWINRHKVKNSDEFYKIYDKIKKGDIVALKVVSRQGSKFIAFNKDE, from the coding sequence ATGAGAAAAAAAATATTGTTCATAAGTGTGTTGCTGCTTTTTGCGGTAAATCTATTTGCCTATTTTGGTGCACCAGAATCTTTTGTAGATGTTGTTAAAAAAACAAGAGATGGGGTTGTCAATATTAGTACAACCAAAATTATTAAAAGAAAAAGTATTCCATTTTTTTTCGATGATGATTTTTTCAAAAGATTTTTTGGTGATAATTTTAAGCATTTTGATGTTCCTAAGGAATATAAATCCAAGTCTCTTGGTTCTGGGTTTGTTATTGATAAAGAAGGATATATTGTTACAAACAATCATGTTATAGATGGTGCAGATGAAATTGTTGTTAAACTTGCTGATAAAAAAGAATTTAAAGCAAAAGTTGTGGGGAAAGATCCTTTGACTGATTTAGCATTGTTAAAAATTGATCCAAAAGATGAAGAACTACATCCATTAACACTAGGTGATTCTGAAAAAACTGAGGTGGGTGAATGGGTTGTTGCTATTGGTAATCCCTTTGGACTCGAGTGGACTGTTACTGCAGGTATTATAAGTGCAAAAGGGCGTGTTCTTGGAGAAGGACCTTATGATAATTTTATGCAAACAGATGCTTCCATTAACCCTGGTAACAGTGGAGGACCTCTCGTAAATATGAAAGGTGAGGTAGTTGGTATTAATACTGCGATTATTCCATCAGGACAGGGGCTAGGTTTTGCTATTCCGGTGAATATGCTTAAAGAATTATTGCCAAAATTAAAAGCTGGTAAAGTAAAAAGAGGATGGTTAGGTGTGACAGTTCAGCCTTTAGATGACAAACTTGCAAAATCATTTGGTCTTAAAAAACCTGAAGGAGCTTTGATTGCAGATGTTATTAAAGGGGATCCTGCTGATAAAGCTGGTTTGAAAGCAGGGGATATTGTAATAGCAATTGATGATAAGCCTGTTAAAGATAGTAGGGACTTGGTGATGGAGATAGGTAAACGAAATCCGGGAGAAAAGGTAACGTTGACTGTAATTAGAGATGGGAAAGTTAAAAAAATTGAGGTTGAACTTGGAGAACGTAAAGATGTGGATGTAGCAAATGGGGAAATTTCAAGAGAAGGGAAATTAATTGTTGCAGATTTAGATCAAAATGAGTTAAGAGAAATTGGAATTGATGGCGGGGTAAAAGTAACAATTGTTGATCCAGCTTCTAATGCTTATGAAGCAGGGCTTAGAAAAGGGGATATAATTGTTTGGATTAATAGACATAAAGTTAAAAATTCTGATGAATTTTATAAGATTTATGATAAAATAAAAAAAGGTGATATTGTTGCTTTAAAAGTTGTAAGTAGGCAGGGAAGTAAGTTTATAGCATTCAATAAAGATGAATAA
- a CDS encoding anti-sigma factor family protein has protein sequence MDCTKYRKMISLYVDNELNDYEVSDLITHIKKCDNCKTYYENILSLKDNIKISFTTNPVDYDKSAEIMSKISRSAGKGLNKKKKNYFVWISVAAALFIFVVSFYLYNNLNKEKIAEQYKLEKYVAEHLEKNRVIDLDSHISKVNYEK, from the coding sequence ATGGATTGTACAAAATATCGTAAAATGATTTCATTATACGTAGATAATGAATTGAATGATTATGAAGTAAGTGATTTAATTACTCACATCAAAAAATGTGATAATTGTAAAACGTACTATGAAAATATTTTGTCATTAAAAGACAATATAAAAATATCATTTACAACTAATCCAGTCGATTATGACAAAAGTGCAGAGATTATGTCTAAAATTAGCAGAAGTGCGGGAAAAGGATTAAATAAGAAAAAGAAAAATTACTTTGTATGGATTAGTGTCGCTGCTGCACTTTTCATATTCGTTGTATCTTTTTATTTATATAACAACCTTAATAAAGAAAAGATTGCCGAGCAGTATAAATTAGAAAAATATGTGGCTGAACATCTGGAAAAAAATAGGGTAATTGATTTAGATTCACATATATCCAAAGTAAATTATGAAAAATAA